In Chanos chanos chromosome 14, fChaCha1.1, whole genome shotgun sequence, the sequence CACCTCAAGAGAGGCTGGGTCGCCCTGACTGGTTGCGTCGGCCTCACTCAGTCGAGAATGCCGGTAACTCGCTACGTAATCGTGAATGACTTTGCACTTCGCCAGCACTGCGATAAGGATTGAGATTGTGATGGCTGTCACCAACACTGCCACCAGGTACTTCCAGCTGCCAGAGGGACGTCTTTGATTGTCATCTGTACCTGTTGGGAGGAATTAGAAGCAAAACtgtcctttctttgttttgttttgttttgtttttttcaaaaaatgcaaagaaagaTTTATGCGAAATCATAAACCTGACCATTCGCTGCAGTGCTTGTAACGGGTGTCTCGGTTGTCAGAAGTTTGCGGTGGAAGCTTCTGTGCATCACGAGGTTCTGTTCAAGTCCTATACAAAGGGCAAAATAAATTGAATGTCTATAAACCAAAACAGGGCAACCTGcacaaaatatttctgttaCTCTGACACAGAATTGTATTAtttactgtgctgtgtttgggccTCTAAGGTCTAATACAAAAACCAAGGCCATGTTGATGAAGGGAAATGAAAGTAATTCCATCTCTCACTGGCATAGGTTGTATTATGTCATACTCAGTCTTGTGTTATGATAATCATAGCTGTATCATATCAACCCCCGCTCTCCCTCACTGTCCACCAACCTTCAGAGGCAAAAGGAAATGCCAGGTTATCATGGACATCCACGAATGGTACGCCCTCAAGATCTGGAGATCCAGCAGAGATGGGGCTTTGTAGATGATTGTTCCCCAGAAAAAGCATCTTTAAATTGGGCAGACCCCTCAGAGCACCATCCTGGATGGTAACCAACTGGCATCTACGGAGGTCCAGGATTTCCAGGGATGGGAGGTTGTCAACATGCTCTATGGCCAGTAGAGGGAGATAGTTGCCTGACAGGTTGAGGGCGACGAGGCGTCTCAGGTCCTGCAGTTCTTTAAGGGTCTCGGGCCGGGTCAGGTTCAGATGGTTCCCAGAGAGATCCAGTGACGTCACATTGGTCCAAATGTGACGGGGAATAGCTGCAAGCCCTCGTCCGCTGCAGTCAAACGATGCCTGATAAAAACAGAACCTCAGAATATGAACACGTGAAgttttgtttattctgtccATTTACAGACTCTGTATTTCCCATAACGTGTGGATAAAACTAGAAATGATGATCAATA encodes:
- the c14h1orf210 gene encoding type III endosome membrane protein TEMP, which produces MGSIVHILGVILCFWGSGFGDTLHGVGPCAVSRSKASFDCSGRGLAAIPRHIWTNVTSLDLSGNHLNLTRPETLKELQDLRRLVALNLSGNYLPLLAIEHVDNLPSLEILDLRRCQLVTIQDGALRGLPNLKMLFLGNNHLQSPISAGSPDLEGVPFVDVHDNLAFPFASEGLEQNLVMHRSFHRKLLTTETPVTSTAANGTDDNQRRPSGSWKYLVAVLVTAITISILIAVLAKCKVIHDYVASYRHSRLSEADATSQGDPASLEVGFSTQRGQGRRSHMAMSPEEVEEDDDGFIEDNYIQASDRERAERAAEETEDADVEEEVFTIG